In Novipirellula artificiosorum, the genomic window GCCGTTGTTGTGCTTGTCCCAATTGAATCGTCAGGCGGAAGACAGCAAGGATCACCGACCGCGTTTGAGCCATCTGCGTGAATCGGGCGCCATCGAGCAGGATGCGGATGTTGTGATGTTTGTGCATCGCGAAGAGTACTATCACCGTGGTGAGGAGAAGGCTCAATACGCGGGGCAAGCCGAGATCATTATCGCCAAACAGCGTAATGGTCCGATCGGCGATGTTGCGTTGACCTGGGAAGGTGACTTCACGCAATTCAGCGACCGAGCCCCGGACCGCCACAGTGAGTTCGACGACTATGCCGAGTTCAACAGCCCGGCCGGGTTCTAGGTTGCGAAAGACGCCGGCCTAAAAATCATCGTCCTCCTGATCGTCCTCCTCATCAAGATCCTCACGATCCGGATGCATCGGATCATTCAAATCGAAGAATAGATCGGCCAGCCCCAACGGCACGGCATCCCCGCCAAGCGTCCGGCGACGACGCTGTGCCAAGGATTCGAGATCGATTGCGTCTTCACCCAAACATTTCTCAAGGGCTTCCTGCCACGCTTCGTCCGAATTGACCGGATGCGCAGGATCTTGGATCATTCGCTTGATGGCGAACCGCAGCAGGTTGATACCGTCGCGTGGTGAAAAATCGAGTTTCAGTTCATGGGAATGCTGCAGAAACTCAACCGTCATCGCTAACATCTCCGCTTTCGCGAACGGCAAATGGTATTGCAGAATCGCCATCTCATCTTGTTTGCTCGGAAATCCGACCGGCAACGTCGGTTGCAGCCGACTCATGATGTAATCAGGAATCTCGAACGTGGATTCATCTTGGTTCATTGTCACCGCCGAGCGAAACTCACTCGCCGCGGGGATCGTGATCCCCGCAACAATCGATTCGATGTAGCGACGACCGTCCAGCAGCGGGGCGAGCGATGCCCACGACTTTTCGTTCATCCGGTTGCCTTCGTCCAAGATGCACACACCGCCGACCAACATCGCGGTGACCAAGGGCGAAGCGTGATACGAGATCTGGCCGCCCTGGCTGAGTACCGGAGTGATCAACAGGTCTTCGGGGCGCGTGTCGGCCGTACACTGGTAGATGAAGAGCGGACGTTTTTGCGCTTCCGCGGCGGCAATCGCCAACTGAGTCTTCCCGACGCCCGGCGGTCCTGTTAACCGTGGCGTCAACGGCAAGTCGTTTTCGTCGACCGTGATCCAGCATGCTAGCAGTTGCATCAGAACCTCTTGCTGGCCAATCCATTGGCCTGGCGAATGGTAGGGATGCGAAAGTTTCAATCGCACGCCATCGACCTCGACGTGCCCTTCTCGGATCTCGCTGATCGGAACCGAATCGTCCCTGTTTTCTGGCTGGGTCATTCCTGCAAACTCATCGTTTTTGAATCGGGTTCCTCGGTCCATTCGCGTTCGGTCCCCGCGAAGTACTCACTCGTTTTTGCGACACCGCCTGCCGCCAAATCGGCCTTTTCTGCTTCGACCGCACTCTCGATCGCTTTAATGTATCGATGGATCGAATGGTCGGAAAAGTGATCGATTTTCCAGTTCCAAAGCCCGCTAAGAAAACCACGCCACCGGTCTCGTCGCTTCATCAGCCGTCCCAGTTTTCGGATTTTGCCGTTGCGATCCAAGTAGACTTCGTTGCCACAGTGCCGATAGCCGAGCAGAAACGGGGGGACGCGAGTGACCGCGTCGTTGTTGTTGACGAAACGGAAATGTTGAAGCTTCACGTAATTGACGTAACGATTGTCGCCGACCCGCGGGCTGCCGTAAGTAAAGAGCTGTTCGGGATTGGAATCGATATGTGACAAAAAACAACGTCCGCTGCAAATCGTCGCCATCGCCCCACCGAGTGAATGGCCGCAAAACCAAAGCGGCTGCTCGTTGCTCATCAACGCAGTCTCCAGCATCGGCCACAAATCGTCGACTTCGCGTTTAAAGCCTCGATGCACGCGACCGACCGTTTCCGCGACGACGACGGCCGCGTTGGCGTCCGCTTGAATGTCATTCCATTCGTTGGGTTCTGTGCCGCGACACGCGATCACGCAATCGTGTTGGTTGCGGAATCGGTAGGCTTGCGAACCATCACGATCGTAGAACGTTACATCATCAAAACCCGCCAAATTCGCCGCACGTTCCGCTTCGTCTTTGTCGTTGTAAGAGATCATGGACAGCTCGGCGAACAACAGGGCACGCTGCAAAAACGACAACTCACGAATCGGCCGATCGACCGACGAGTGGACGACAAAGGCGACTTCGCCAGGATCCGAGACGATCCGGTCTGCGAACGAGTTGAGTGCATCATCAGCCATTAGGAAAAGCCTCTACGAGTCAATGGGTTTGGGGCTGCATTCATGATTAGGAGAATTCCTGTTTCTTTGCGACATCCTTGGCCATGGGCACCAGCCCGCCGATTGCGGCGATCCCGCACGAGTGGACTGTCAGCACTAAGTTTTAGGGTAGTGAATTTCGCCAGAAAGCCGTAGCTCAAATAGTCCTGGGGACTTCTGGCGAAGTCCACTACGTCCCAACTCGAAGTTTTAAACTTGACAGTCCACTAGGTTCTCAATATCTCACCCCTTTTTGGATGTCCACCGTCAACGTCAATTTGCATCGTCAAATGACGCCGCCAATTCTGATCATCGGTTTCGGGATGGTCCGATCGAAAATGAACCCCCCTCGATTCGGTTCTTGCCAACGCGGCCCGGACCATGCAGGATGCCGTGACCAACAGATTTTGCAATTCCCAGCCCTCTAAGGCGTTGAATTGCCGTGGCATCACGTAGGCGGTAAACGAACGGATCGAATCTGCCGCCTCTCGCAATTCGGATGCATCACGCTCGACGCCTGCCAACCGTCCCATCAAGCTCTTTAGCGATACACGAACATCGGCGACGTCAAACGACTCTCCCGATTGATGGACAGGATGTTGAATCGGCAGGGCTTCCAACTTACTCGCCCCCTCGGCGGCCGCTCGGGTCGCTGCTTCACCCGCGTGGGCCCCGTAGACCAGTCCTTCGAGCAAACTGTTGCTCGCCAATCGGTTTGCACCGTGAAGCCCGCTGCTGGTAGCTTCGCCCGCGGCCCACAATCCTGGCAAACTGGTACGCCCTTGGCTGTCAACCGTCACGCCACCGATCATGTAGTGGGCCCCAGGACGCACGGGAATCCGATCGCTGGTGATATCCAATCCGAACTTGCTGCACACATCGGCGATCCCAGGGAACCGTCGCATCACCACTTTCGGATCGAGGTGTGACAGATCCAAGTAGACGCAGGGATGTTTGGTCAATGCCATTTGACGAACAATCGATTGGCTGACCACATCACGAGGTGCCAATTCCGATCGCGAATCATAGTCCGGCATAAAGCGGTGACCGGATGCGTCGATCAAGTAGGCTCCTTCGCCTCGAATCGCTTCGGTGATTAACGATCGTGACGATCCGGCAATGTACAAGACGGTTGGATGGAACTGCAAAAATTCCATGTCTCGCAATTCAACGCCAGCGCGATAGGCGATCGCCAATCCGTCCCCCGTGGCGACCGGTGGGTTGGTCGATTCACGATAGACTTGGCCGGCCCCCCCCGTACAGAGGATCGTCTCTTTGGCCCAAACGATCAGGGGCCGTCCGTCGGCGCCGACGATCAAGGCACCGCGGCAACGGCCCTCGTAGGTCAACAAGTCAACGGTAAAGGTGTTTTCCCAAATGTCAACGTTGGGAAGCGACTGCGTCCGATCGATGACTGCCCGCATGATTTCCCGGCCGGTGGCGTCTCCGCGAGCGTGCAGGATGCGTTCGCGGCTATGGCCGCCTTCACGGCCAAGCGCTAAGGTGCCGTTGCTTTGATCAAACTGGGTTCCCCAAGCGATCAATTCCTCGATCCGGCGGGGCCCTTCGCGGATCACCATATCGACGGTGCTGGGATCGCACAAATTGCCGCCTGCGACCAGAGTATCTTCGACGTGTTCCTCGAATCGGTCCTCCGGGTCCATCACTCCCGCAATCCCGCCTTGCGCGTAGCTGCTGTTGGATTCCCGCAATTTGTCCTTGGTGACGACCAAGACGGATTGATGTGATTCGATCGCGTTCGCAGCGCGCAGCCCCGCCAGACCCCCGCCAATGACCAAAATATCAGTAAAACGGTGCAGCGCTCGACGGGAATCGAAGGGCAGTAAGTAGCGGGGGGTCATGGTCGGTGGAAACTTTCTTTGTGGTGGCCGCGTCTCGACATCACCTTGTTATAGCGGATAGGCTAACGTTCGATGAGGCTAGCACTTTCGATCTCGCATTTCACCAAGTGCCCGGATTGCTGAACGCGCCTCGCACCCACGTTTGGGCTTTTTCGGTCTTTCCTTACTCTCCCTCAATCCCTTTCAATTTGATGCCCGATTCTCGCTCGTCCGATGCCACCGCGATGGACCCCGCCGTGACGACGATTCAGCCGGGTGGCGGGGTTGTGATGAGGATCGAATTGGCGTGGGGACGGCTTCGACGTTCCTATTTGCGGAAATTTCGGTCTGGCTATGTCGCTCGGATGCAAAAGACGCGTCAAGGCCACCAAGGGCCGTTGCCGTTCGATCCGGTCGATTCGCGAGATACGAAGTATTACCGCAATCAGGATACGTATTGGTGGGCAGATGCGGATGATCCGTTTCAATGGCGTGATGCCTTGCCGTTCGTACGAGTCGGGCTGGCCGAGCTGATCCTAATTGGTGGTGCTTTCTTGGTCTTTGCCGTGCTGATGGGACTGATTTGGTGGCCGCTTTCATTGCCGATGTTGGTGGTGGCTGGGTTGGTGGTTTGGTTTTTTCGCAACCCGAGACGTGAAATCCCCTCGGCGCCCGGCACGGTCGTGTCCCCCGCAGACGGTAAATTGGTGCAGATTGAGTCGATCGAAGATTCCGAGCTTGGATCGTGCATCCAAGTTGGCATCTTTTTGTCAATCTTCAATGTTCACGCAAACCGCGTGTCGCTTGCCGGGCGAGTGACCTCGGTACGCTATCGGCCAGGCAAGTTTCTAAATGCGTTAAGGCCGGAATCTGCTCGGGAAAATGAGAATCTTGATGTCACGCTCGAAGACACCGAAGCACCCGGCCGGCGCTATCGGATTCGCCAGATCACCGGGCAATTCGCCCGAAGAATTGTGTGTTGGGTGCGCCCCGGCGACGTTTTAGCGCGCGGAGAGATGTATGGCATGATTAAACTGGGGTCGCGGACGGAGTTGGTGTTGCCCGACGACGGTTCCTTGGAAATCACAGCCAAGCTCGGTGAGAAGGTGAAAGCCGGTAGCAGCGTTCTTGGTCAATATCGAACGTAGCGTCTTAACATGAGTGAAATGAAACGCAGCCTATTTGCAGCCCCGGCATCGGATCAAGAGGCCGAGGTGTCGGAAACCGCCGCGGCCCAAAAACCGGGGAGGGGTTCCCGATTGCGTAAGGGGAAAGGTCGAAAGCGACTCCGACGCCGCATCAGTTTGGCCTTCTTGCCCACGCTGTTGACGCTCGGTAACGCGGTCTGTGGATTGGCGGCGATCTCGGTTGCTGTCAGCGTCAATTTACCCTGGCCCGACGAGATGAAGCTGTTTGCCGCGGGAGTGTTGATTTTCGCTGGAATGTTGTTCGATGCACTCGATGGTTCTGCCGCTCGCATGACAGGCCAAGAGAGTCGTTTCGGTGCCGAACTCGACAGTCTCTGTGACGTGATCACCTTTGGCACCGCGCCGGCGGTCATTGTTTGGCGGCTCAGTGACGTGTTTCCGCAAAAGTTGAGCTGGGCGATTGGCGTCTTGTTTACACTCTGCGTGCTAATTCGATTGGCTCGGTTTAACGTGGAAACGACCGAAGAGGATCCTCACGAAGGCTTCGATGGGCTCCCCAGCCCCGCCGCGGCCGGCACGATTGCTGCTTTTGCGATCGCCATGCCCGATCTGGCCTCGATCGCGACCGATTCGGTCTACCCCGACTTTGTCCACACGCTTGCCCAAGCGGCCTTGGATGCTTCGCACTACTTCATCCCCTGCCTCGCCGTTGTGTTGGCCTATTTGATGACCTCGCGATTCCAATTTCCGCATGTTTTCCAGCAATTGGTTAGCGGTCGATGGACGACCCATCAATTTGGCCAAGCCCTGTTTGCGATCGTTGCTGGTTTCCTGCTTCACTGGATTGCGCTGCCGATCGGTTTTTGTCTGTATGCTTTCGCGCCCCCCATCCGGTCGGTGACACGGCGTGGTAGGCCGGGTTCCGAAGACTCGGTGGTCGACGAAGACGTTGACGAGGATGGAGAGCCGTAGCTCTCGGAGTGCTTCGAGTATGGGTGATCATGCCCCGCGAGCATCCCTTGGGTCGGTGCAAATGGCCGCTCTGTCGCCCCTAGGTTGGGTGCGCTGCGGCGCAGCGGGGGACTTCCGTATCGGAGGTTTGTATCGGTGGTGTAATAATGCAGCCGAAATTGGCCAGGTGTCTCCTTCAACGCAATCGCTATAAAGCGTTCTAGTAAAACAACTTACAAAACCACACTGGCGTTCTCAGCAGCTGTTGACTCAGGCGCGAAAACTGCCATGCTTCTTACAAGGTCTTCACATTGCAGAGGCCGGATGATTGATCCACCGAAGAGGTTTTTACATCCATGAGTAGCGCTACGCCAACGAAGGCACAGGACACGATTCAGCCTCACCGCAGCCGATTGTACAACAATTTGGTGCCTGTTTACCAAGGACTGTGGCCAGCGGTGGCAAAGAAGAACATGCGCAGTGCGATCTCGGCACTGAATATCGCCTCGGGCCGTAAGGTGTTGGAGGTCGGGGTAGGAACCGGATTGTCGCTCGATAGCTATCCACGCGACATCCGTTTGACGGGCGTCGATTTGTCGGAAGCCATGTTGGGCGAGGCACAGCAAGCGATCGAGGATCGCGGCTGGGATCACGTCGATGTGTTGCCGATGAATGCCGAATCGCTGACTTTCGCCGACGACGTTTTCGATGTGGTGACTTCCTTTCACACCATCAGCGTTGTCTCGGATCCGCGAGCGATGATGAGAGAAATGGTTCGCGTGTGTCGGCCTGGTGGCCGCATCTTGATTGTGAATCATTTTCGTAGCGGGAACCCCGTGATCGCCAAAGTTGTTGATTCGGCGGGCAACCTGACTCGACATCTTGGGTGGCGAACCGATTTGGATTTGCGAGAAACGGTCGAGGATTTGCCGATCCGTCTTGATCGTTGCTACAAGCCGACGCCGCTCTCAATCTTCACCATTATGGAAGCAACGGTACTGAAGGCGTAATGGTGGGCTGGGCAAGGACGACGTCACGCTACCGAGCTCCCTTGGTGGCCAGCAGCGGTAGCTCAGTAAAATCAACGCTCCGTTGCTTGTCGTTGGTCCTTTTGTCGGCCTCGACACTCTTTGCAGGCGGTTCTTTAACGGTTGTCGTTTCCGATGAAGCGACAGGCAACCCGGTTTCGGCGCGGTTGGAGATATTTCGCGGCGCCCCAGATGGGAAGTTGATGCCCATTCGCAAAACCGTTCCGGCGGGGCCATCGGTACGAAACGATGCCATTGGCGTGGTGATCGACCGCTCGCTTGAGCTGTCCTTTCCGGATGGCAACTATGCGTTCCGGCTAACACGAGGCCCCGAGTATCGTGTGATTCGGGGGACGTTTGTTCTTGAGCGTGATTCGCTTGACGAGCATCGCGTTGAGTTGCCGCGGATGATCGACATGCTCGAAGCGGGTTGGACGAGCGGCGATTGCTTGGTCGCTGCTTCCCCAAATAGTTTGCCGCTCAGAATGGCGGCTGAAGATTTGCATGTCGCTGCGGTGCTGGGCCACGTCAACGCCAAACCCATCGCTGGACGAGATGCAGACGATCCGCCGGAGAACACACCCTGTTGGATCCGCGAAGATGTCGTGCAGGATTCCGGATTGGTGTTTTACGGCGTCGATTCCGTAGCGTTGACCGAGCGAGCGGGCAATGACGACGCAGGCAATGACGACGCGGGGGCCGACGTCTCGGAGGTCGGCTTGCCTGCTGTCACGCGACTGGCCCAAGTTCCCCGGGACAGTGAAGTCATTCATGTCGCCGTCGAGAATCCGTTCGCCTGGCCCCTGCCGGTTTGGTTGGCCAGCGGCAGGGTCGACGGCATGTTCGTTTTCGGTGATTGGTTGGAAATCGACCGACAACGCCTCTCCGCTGCAAGTGGTCGTGACCCACAACCGCCGCGCACCGACCATCCCACGGAATTGGGGCGTTGGGCGGAACGAATCTATTGGAACCTGCTGGAATCAGGGTTGCGGATCCCGCCGCTTGCCGGCAGCGGCTCGGGACGCGTTGTCAACAATCAGGCTTTCGGCTCGGCCAATCCCGTCGGATACAACCGGTTGTACGTTGCCAATCCCTTGCAGCGCACTTCGAACCCCAGCGGTCTGATGGTGCAAGCGGTTTCGAGTCAGGAAGCTTGGTGGCAGGCGGCTTGGAAAGGTCATAGCATCGCAACGAATGGACCGATGTTGCAAGCGACGATGAACGGCGAGATTCCCGGGCATGTGTTCGTGGCCGAATCAGGAGAACTGCTGCAACTGCGTCCCGAAGTACAGCTGACCGTGCGAGATCCGGTTGATTATCTCGAAGTGATTTGCAATGGACGCGTCCATTACAGTGCTCGGTTGGATGAATTCGCGAAAGCGGGTGGGGTGATCCCACCGCTGCAGCTCGAAGAGAGCAGTTGGGTGATCG contains:
- a CDS encoding AAA family ATPase, whose product is MTQPENRDDSVPISEIREGHVEVDGVRLKLSHPYHSPGQWIGQQEVLMQLLACWITVDENDLPLTPRLTGPPGVGKTQLAIAAAEAQKRPLFIYQCTADTRPEDLLITPVLSQGGQISYHASPLVTAMLVGGVCILDEGNRMNEKSWASLAPLLDGRRYIESIVAGITIPAASEFRSAVTMNQDESTFEIPDYIMSRLQPTLPVGFPSKQDEMAILQYHLPFAKAEMLAMTVEFLQHSHELKLDFSPRDGINLLRFAIKRMIQDPAHPVNSDEAWQEALEKCLGEDAIDLESLAQRRRRTLGGDAVPLGLADLFFDLNDPMHPDREDLDEEDDQEDDDF
- a CDS encoding lipase family protein is translated as MADDALNSFADRIVSDPGEVAFVVHSSVDRPIRELSFLQRALLFAELSMISYNDKDEAERAANLAGFDDVTFYDRDGSQAYRFRNQHDCVIACRGTEPNEWNDIQADANAAVVVAETVGRVHRGFKREVDDLWPMLETALMSNEQPLWFCGHSLGGAMATICSGRCFLSHIDSNPEQLFTYGSPRVGDNRYVNYVKLQHFRFVNNNDAVTRVPPFLLGYRHCGNEVYLDRNGKIRKLGRLMKRRDRWRGFLSGLWNWKIDHFSDHSIHRYIKAIESAVEAEKADLAAGGVAKTSEYFAGTEREWTEEPDSKTMSLQE
- the nadB gene encoding L-aspartate oxidase; the protein is MTPRYLLPFDSRRALHRFTDILVIGGGLAGLRAANAIESHQSVLVVTKDKLRESNSSYAQGGIAGVMDPEDRFEEHVEDTLVAGGNLCDPSTVDMVIREGPRRIEELIAWGTQFDQSNGTLALGREGGHSRERILHARGDATGREIMRAVIDRTQSLPNVDIWENTFTVDLLTYEGRCRGALIVGADGRPLIVWAKETILCTGGAGQVYRESTNPPVATGDGLAIAYRAGVELRDMEFLQFHPTVLYIAGSSRSLITEAIRGEGAYLIDASGHRFMPDYDSRSELAPRDVVSQSIVRQMALTKHPCVYLDLSHLDPKVVMRRFPGIADVCSKFGLDITSDRIPVRPGAHYMIGGVTVDSQGRTSLPGLWAAGEATSSGLHGANRLASNSLLEGLVYGAHAGEAATRAAAEGASKLEALPIQHPVHQSGESFDVADVRVSLKSLMGRLAGVERDASELREAADSIRSFTAYVMPRQFNALEGWELQNLLVTASCMVRAALARTESRGVHFRSDHPETDDQNWRRHLTMQIDVDGGHPKRGEILRT
- a CDS encoding phosphatidylserine decarboxylase family protein, which translates into the protein MPDSRSSDATAMDPAVTTIQPGGGVVMRIELAWGRLRRSYLRKFRSGYVARMQKTRQGHQGPLPFDPVDSRDTKYYRNQDTYWWADADDPFQWRDALPFVRVGLAELILIGGAFLVFAVLMGLIWWPLSLPMLVVAGLVVWFFRNPRREIPSAPGTVVSPADGKLVQIESIEDSELGSCIQVGIFLSIFNVHANRVSLAGRVTSVRYRPGKFLNALRPESARENENLDVTLEDTEAPGRRYRIRQITGQFARRIVCWVRPGDVLARGEMYGMIKLGSRTELVLPDDGSLEITAKLGEKVKAGSSVLGQYRT
- the pssA gene encoding CDP-diacylglycerol--serine O-phosphatidyltransferase; amino-acid sequence: MSEMKRSLFAAPASDQEAEVSETAAAQKPGRGSRLRKGKGRKRLRRRISLAFLPTLLTLGNAVCGLAAISVAVSVNLPWPDEMKLFAAGVLIFAGMLFDALDGSAARMTGQESRFGAELDSLCDVITFGTAPAVIVWRLSDVFPQKLSWAIGVLFTLCVLIRLARFNVETTEEDPHEGFDGLPSPAAAGTIAAFAIAMPDLASIATDSVYPDFVHTLAQAALDASHYFIPCLAVVLAYLMTSRFQFPHVFQQLVSGRWTTHQFGQALFAIVAGFLLHWIALPIGFCLYAFAPPIRSVTRRGRPGSEDSVVDEDVDEDGEP
- a CDS encoding class I SAM-dependent methyltransferase, whose protein sequence is MSSATPTKAQDTIQPHRSRLYNNLVPVYQGLWPAVAKKNMRSAISALNIASGRKVLEVGVGTGLSLDSYPRDIRLTGVDLSEAMLGEAQQAIEDRGWDHVDVLPMNAESLTFADDVFDVVTSFHTISVVSDPRAMMREMVRVCRPGGRILIVNHFRSGNPVIAKVVDSAGNLTRHLGWRTDLDLRETVEDLPIRLDRCYKPTPLSIFTIMEATVLKA
- a CDS encoding CehA/McbA family metallohydrolase domain-containing protein → MPIRKTVPAGPSVRNDAIGVVIDRSLELSFPDGNYAFRLTRGPEYRVIRGTFVLERDSLDEHRVELPRMIDMLEAGWTSGDCLVAASPNSLPLRMAAEDLHVAAVLGHVNAKPIAGRDADDPPENTPCWIREDVVQDSGLVFYGVDSVALTERAGNDDAGNDDAGADVSEVGLPAVTRLAQVPRDSEVIHVAVENPFAWPLPVWLASGRVDGMFVFGDWLEIDRQRLSAASGRDPQPPRTDHPTELGRWAERIYWNLLESGLRIPPLAGSGSGRVVNNQAFGSANPVGYNRLYVANPLQRTSNPSGLMVQAVSSQEAWWQAAWKGHSIATNGPMLQATMNGEIPGHVFVAESGELLQLRPEVQLTVRDPVDYLEVICNGRVHYSARLDEFAKAGGVIPPLQLEESSWVIVRVATLYEDHFRAAMSAPWYVEFNGRGRITSEAVEFFQDWLREYELRLRKLPADELAVQVPFVRAARSFWQAQAAKVRYHDDDREF